Below is a window of Deltaproteobacteria bacterium DNA.
CGGCCGGACTCGCGAACAGCTACGCGCCAGCGGTCAGCGTCGCTCTACCCCACGTCGTCGACACGCACCCAGCCGCCCCGGTCTGCCGCCACGTGACAGGCCAGGGCCACCTGCGTGACATGGCGGGCCTCTTCCCCGGAGAGTTCGGGCTCTCGAGCTCCCCGAACGGCCTCGGCGAAGGCGCGAGATGCCTCGCGAAATCCGGAGGCCCAGTCGTCCTCGAGGTCGTCGAACCGGGACCACCGGCCCTCCGAGAACATCACGAGCGGGGCCCCGAGAGTCATGTCCGCAGTACAACGCGTGAGGTAGAGAACGCCTCGGTCTCCGGTAACCTCGACTTGCTCGTCCATCGGGTAGTAGCGCGACGGGATAGCGAGGTGCCGGCTCAAGGTCACGTCCATCACGCCAAACCGGCCCGGCTCCCGGTGTTTCCAGGTGAAGCAGGCCGGAGCGTCGATCCGGAGCCCGGAACCGGGCATCAGCTCCGTCCACTCGATCCAGCCCGACACGCGCTCGATCGGGCCCAGCATCCACCGCGCGACATCGAGCTTGTGGAAGCCATCGTCGAACGTTATCACGCCGGGGCCGCACTGATCACGATCCATGCGCCAGGCCCAGGCGTCGAGGGGCACGTCCCAGCCACCTGGCTCGAGCGTGATGCCGTTCTTCATGCGGATGGCTCGTGGCTCACCGACCGCGCCCTGCGCAACGAGCTCCCGCGCCCTCCGATAGGGGGGATGAAACAGGAAGTTGTCGAAGACCTGCAGCAGGACGCCGGCACGGCGGCAGGCGTCGATCATTTCGTCGCACTGGGCGACGTCGAGCGCCATCGGCTTCTGCACGCAGACGTGCTTTCCGGCGGCGGCCGCCGCCAC
It encodes the following:
- a CDS encoding Gfo/Idh/MocA family oxidoreductase encodes the protein MAWSPVEVGIVGLGRIADLHAQAHRTHGRSRIRAICDSNPATLERRRVEWGVESAYLDWRDLLADPAVEAVEVLLPHHLHHPVTVAAAAAGKHVCVQKPMALDVAQCDEMIDACRRAGVLLQVFDNFLFHPPYRRARELVAQGAVGEPRAIRMKNGITLEPGGWDVPLDAWAWRMDRDQCGPGVITFDDGFHKLDVARWMLGPIERVSGWIEWTELMPGSGLRIDAPACFTWKHREPGRFGVMDVTLSRHLAIPSRYYPMDEQVEVTGDRGVLYLTRCTADMTLGAPLVMFSEGRWSRFDDLEDDWASGFREASRAFAEAVRGAREPELSGEEARHVTQVALACHVAADRGGWVRVDDVG